A stretch of the Bacillus sp. FJAT-18017 genome encodes the following:
- a CDS encoding LiaI-LiaF-like domain-containing protein, which yields MRTQQIFPGVILIGFGAYFFLEQSGFTALKQFYTWPTLLLIVGVAFLCQGYLAKDHTSILPGIILAGFGLHFHVVGKLPFWPPHIGTFLAIIAVGFLLQYQKTGKGLLNGLLFLIVAILLLFTDKVGVWLSLVESSISLIWKFWPLLLVLAGVWMVFFRRK from the coding sequence ATGAGAACGCAGCAAATATTCCCCGGAGTTATTCTAATCGGCTTCGGAGCTTATTTCTTTCTGGAGCAATCAGGCTTCACAGCATTAAAACAATTCTATACATGGCCTACTCTTCTTTTGATTGTCGGAGTTGCTTTTCTCTGCCAGGGCTATTTAGCCAAAGACCATACCTCAATTTTGCCAGGAATCATTCTGGCCGGCTTTGGGCTCCATTTTCATGTGGTAGGGAAGCTCCCATTTTGGCCCCCGCATATCGGGACATTTTTGGCCATTATCGCAGTTGGCTTCCTGCTCCAATACCAAAAGACAGGCAAAGGACTACTAAACGGGCTCCTCTTTCTGATAGTCGCAATCCTGCTTTTGTTCACTGACAAGGTCGGGGTGTGGCTTAGCCTTGTTGAGAGCAGCATTTCACTGATCTGGAAATTCTGGCCGCTTCTTCTGGTTCTTGCCGGCGTGTGGATGGTCTTTTTTAGGAGAAAGTAA
- the yihA gene encoding ribosome biogenesis GTP-binding protein YihA/YsxC, producing the protein MKVTSADIVISAVKPDQYPDSALPEFALAGRSNVGKSSFINKMLNRKNLARTSSKPGKTQTLNFYLINEILHFVDVPGYGYAKVSKTEREAWGKMIETYITSREQLKAVVQIIDLRHPPSKDDVTMYEFLKHYNIPCIIIATKADKIPKGKWQKHLKVVKQTLNVDPNDPMVLFSSETGLGRDEAWGVLKSYMKEDNRTNSEE; encoded by the coding sequence ATGAAGGTAACAAGTGCAGATATAGTAATAAGCGCGGTCAAGCCGGATCAGTATCCTGATTCGGCTTTGCCCGAGTTTGCTTTAGCCGGACGTTCGAATGTCGGGAAAAGCTCATTTATAAACAAGATGCTGAATCGGAAGAATTTGGCGCGGACTTCTTCGAAACCAGGGAAAACGCAGACGCTGAATTTCTATCTGATCAATGAAATCCTTCACTTCGTTGATGTACCAGGCTATGGCTACGCCAAGGTTTCGAAAACGGAGCGGGAAGCCTGGGGAAAAATGATTGAAACATACATCACGTCCCGTGAGCAGCTGAAGGCGGTCGTCCAAATTATCGACCTTCGCCATCCGCCCTCAAAGGATGATGTGACGATGTATGAATTTCTGAAGCACTATAACATTCCATGCATTATTATTGCGACCAAGGCTGATAAAATCCCAAAAGGAAAATGGCAAAAGCATTTGAAGGTCGTCAAGCAAACCTTGAATGTCGACCCTAATGACCCAATGGTACTGTTCTCGTCCGAAACTGGACTTGGAAGGGATGAAGCCTGGGGAGTGCTGAAGAGTTATATGAAAGAAGATAACAGGACGAATAGCGAAGAATAA
- the hemC gene encoding hydroxymethylbilane synthase — MRKIIVGSRRSKLALTQTNWVIEQLKKIAGPSYEFEVKEIVTKGDRILDVTLSKVGGKGLFVKEIEQAMLDKGIDMAVHSMKDMPAVLPEGLTIGCIPFREDHRDALISRDHVKLMDLPAGAVVGTSSLRRSSQLLLKRPDLEIKWIRGNVDTRLDKLNNGEYDAIILAAAGLSRLGWAKEVVTEFIDAETCIPAVGQGALSIECREDDTELLEIFEKFTCKKTALAVRAERSFLQKMEGGCQVPIAGFATAEEDGEISLNVLVASPDGKEVYKDTVTGTNPEEVGEKAASLLIDKGAKELIDKVKEELDSE; from the coding sequence ATGAGAAAAATTATAGTAGGTTCCAGACGCAGTAAGTTGGCACTTACCCAAACAAATTGGGTTATCGAGCAATTAAAAAAGATTGCGGGGCCATCGTATGAATTTGAAGTAAAGGAAATTGTCACAAAAGGGGACCGGATCCTTGATGTTACGCTCTCAAAAGTGGGTGGCAAAGGACTTTTTGTAAAAGAAATCGAACAGGCCATGCTTGATAAAGGAATCGATATGGCTGTCCACAGCATGAAAGATATGCCTGCTGTCCTTCCAGAAGGTTTGACAATCGGCTGCATTCCGTTCCGTGAAGATCATCGTGATGCTCTAATTTCAAGGGACCACGTTAAATTGATGGACCTCCCAGCTGGTGCGGTCGTTGGAACAAGCAGCCTGCGCCGCAGCTCACAGTTGCTTTTGAAGCGTCCAGATCTTGAGATCAAATGGATCCGCGGAAATGTTGATACACGCCTCGACAAGCTGAATAACGGTGAATATGATGCTATTATTCTTGCTGCAGCAGGGCTTTCCCGCCTTGGCTGGGCAAAGGAAGTAGTTACTGAATTCATCGATGCTGAAACCTGTATTCCGGCTGTTGGCCAAGGTGCACTGTCAATCGAGTGCCGTGAAGATGATACTGAACTGCTCGAGATTTTTGAAAAATTCACCTGTAAAAAGACTGCGCTTGCTGTGCGTGCCGAGCGCTCCTTCCTGCAAAAGATGGAAGGCGGCTGCCAGGTGCCAATCGCAGGCTTTGCAACTGCTGAAGAAGATGGAGAAATTTCACTTAACGTACTTGTCGCTTCTCCAGATGGAAAAGAAGTCTACAAAGACACCGTTACAGGAACTAACCCTGAAGAAGTTGGAGAAAAAGCTGCAAGCCTCCTGATCGATAAAGGCGCAAAAGAGCTTATTGATAAAGTAAAAGAGGAGCTGGACAGTGAATGA
- the hemA gene encoding glutamyl-tRNA reductase: MHILVAGLNYKTAPVEIRERLTFNPNDLGKATAALNAKKSILENVILSTCNRTEIYAVVDQIHTGRYYIKEFLADWFGLEQAEFSPYLFIYESDGAVEHLFNVSCGLNSMVLGETQILGQVRSSFLLSQEMKTTGTVFNHLFKQAITVAKRGHAETDIGANAVSVSYAAVELARKIFGSLEDKHVLIFGAGKMGELAAQNLHGSGVGGVTVINRTFEKALVLAEKFGGQAKQLFELQNSLVEADILISSTGASNFVITKEMMEQVEKRRKGKPLFMVDIAVPRDLDPRISELNSVFLYDIDDLEGIVEANLQERKKAAAAIMMMIEKEIVDFKQWLNTLGVVPVISALREKAHVIQSETMISIERKLPHLSDRDKKVLNKHTKSIINQLLKDPILQAKELAARPDADEALDLFMTIFNIKELVEEQQQSKAAETAKELVHAPQASFQS, from the coding sequence ATGCATATTTTAGTGGCAGGACTAAATTATAAAACCGCCCCTGTTGAAATTCGTGAGCGGCTGACGTTCAATCCGAATGATCTTGGGAAGGCGACGGCCGCCCTGAACGCCAAAAAGAGCATTCTCGAGAACGTCATCTTGTCAACATGCAACAGGACAGAGATATATGCAGTTGTGGACCAGATCCATACTGGACGGTACTATATAAAAGAATTCCTCGCTGATTGGTTTGGGTTGGAGCAAGCTGAATTCTCGCCATACCTATTCATATATGAAAGCGATGGAGCCGTGGAACATCTTTTTAATGTTTCCTGCGGTTTGAACTCAATGGTTCTTGGCGAAACCCAAATCCTTGGACAGGTAAGGTCAAGCTTCCTTCTTTCACAGGAGATGAAGACGACAGGAACAGTATTCAATCACCTGTTTAAACAAGCTATTACCGTTGCCAAACGTGGCCATGCTGAAACTGATATTGGTGCCAATGCGGTATCAGTAAGCTATGCAGCAGTTGAACTTGCTAGAAAGATTTTTGGATCGCTTGAAGATAAGCATGTGCTGATTTTCGGAGCTGGCAAAATGGGTGAACTCGCTGCGCAGAACCTGCATGGATCTGGTGTTGGCGGCGTGACAGTCATAAATAGGACCTTTGAAAAAGCCCTTGTACTGGCCGAGAAATTTGGCGGACAGGCAAAGCAGCTTTTCGAACTTCAAAATTCACTTGTTGAAGCCGATATTTTAATCAGCTCCACTGGTGCAAGTAATTTCGTGATTACAAAGGAAATGATGGAACAGGTTGAAAAGCGCCGTAAAGGGAAGCCATTGTTCATGGTTGACATCGCAGTGCCGCGCGACCTCGACCCGCGCATTTCCGAATTAAATAGTGTGTTTTTATATGATATTGATGACCTTGAGGGGATTGTTGAGGCTAACCTTCAGGAGCGGAAGAAAGCTGCTGCGGCCATCATGATGATGATTGAGAAGGAAATTGTTGATTTTAAACAGTGGCTGAACACGCTTGGAGTTGTGCCTGTCATCTCGGCGCTAAGGGAAAAAGCTCATGTAATCCAGTCCGAGACGATGATCAGTATCGAGCGCAAACTGCCACACCTTTCCGATAGGGATAAAAAGGTATTGAACAAGCATACGAAGAGCATAATTAATCAGCTGCTTAAAGATCCAATCCTCCAGGCAAAAGAACTGGCCGCGCGCCCTGATGCCGACGAGGCTCTTGATTTGTTCATGACAATCTTTAACATCAAAGAGCTTGTCGAGGAGCAACAACAATCGAAAGCAGCCGAAACCGCGAAAGAGTTGGTTCATGCACCGCAGGCTTCCTTTCAGTCATAA
- a CDS encoding cytochrome c biogenesis protein — translation MFDIHMTRLHELTVILYALSVLLYFFDFIHHNRKANKVAFWLLAFVWVLQTGFLIFYMLNTGRFPVLTISEGLYFYTWVLITLSLGINRLLKMDFIVFFTNILGFIIMVIHIFTPDQYESHLISEQLISELLLIHITMAILSYGAFTMSFVFSLLYMIQYDLLKRKKWGARLIRIADLSKLEQFSYLHAVIGVPMLLLSLILGLHWAYWKVPEMPWYDSKVLGSFILLGAYSVYLYLRIVKNIAGRQLAIWNIAAFLFVLINFFLFGKLSSFHFWYS, via the coding sequence ATGTTTGACATCCACATGACGAGACTGCACGAATTGACGGTTATCCTATATGCCTTAAGTGTGCTGTTATATTTCTTTGATTTTATCCACCATAACCGGAAGGCGAATAAGGTTGCCTTCTGGTTACTTGCATTTGTATGGGTTTTGCAAACGGGGTTCTTAATCTTTTATATGTTGAACACTGGACGGTTTCCAGTCCTGACGATATCCGAGGGCCTTTATTTTTACACATGGGTACTGATAACGCTCTCACTTGGAATTAACAGGCTTTTAAAAATGGATTTTATCGTATTCTTCACGAACATACTTGGTTTTATCATTATGGTCATCCATATTTTCACACCGGACCAGTATGAATCCCATTTGATTAGCGAGCAGCTCATTTCCGAGCTACTCCTTATCCATATAACGATGGCTATTCTGTCCTACGGGGCATTTACCATGTCATTTGTATTTTCCCTGCTTTACATGATTCAGTATGATTTGTTGAAAAGAAAAAAGTGGGGAGCCCGGCTCATCCGGATCGCGGATCTTTCCAAGCTCGAACAATTCAGCTATCTTCATGCAGTGATTGGCGTACCGATGCTTCTTCTAAGCCTGATTCTCGGGCTTCATTGGGCATACTGGAAGGTGCCGGAAATGCCCTGGTATGACTCCAAGGTGCTTGGCTCCTTCATCTTGCTTGGAGCATATAGTGTGTACCTGTATTTGAGAATTGTAAAAAACATTGCGGGCAGGCAGCTTGCGATATGGAATATAGCCGCTTTCCTGTTTGTGCTGATCAACTTCTTCCTTTTTGGAAAATTGTCGTCATTCCACTTTTGGTATTCGTAG
- a CDS encoding uroporphyrinogen-III synthase produces MITPEPLAGKQVLIPRGAGQAKSFSRLIEKYGGIPVEIPLISFKPISLDGNLKQVLNSLESYDWIVFTSNTTVETFLSFFPEGLPAHLPKVAAIGDRTGILLEKKGLGPHFVPSKYVAEVFAEEFIANINPGSRVLIPKGNLAREHIAMTIRENGSYADEIVVYETVLPEPSKLKLKKALTGGGLDILMFTSPSTVNHFMEAVEEYGLRDEADRCIVACIGPVTHQRLLEFGFTVHASPEQYTVADMVESTIEYLESVQ; encoded by the coding sequence ATGATTACCCCGGAGCCCCTGGCAGGTAAACAAGTTTTGATACCGAGGGGGGCCGGCCAGGCCAAATCATTTTCACGGCTCATTGAAAAGTACGGAGGGATTCCAGTCGAAATCCCTCTTATTTCCTTTAAGCCAATTAGCTTGGATGGGAACCTCAAACAAGTGCTAAATTCACTCGAATCGTATGATTGGATTGTTTTTACAAGCAATACGACCGTCGAAACTTTCCTGTCTTTTTTCCCGGAAGGATTGCCTGCACACCTCCCAAAGGTTGCGGCAATCGGGGATAGGACAGGCATTCTTTTGGAGAAAAAAGGTCTTGGACCGCACTTTGTACCTTCTAAATACGTCGCTGAGGTCTTCGCTGAAGAGTTCATCGCCAATATAAATCCGGGTTCCCGGGTCCTGATTCCAAAAGGGAACCTGGCAAGGGAACATATTGCCATGACAATCAGGGAAAACGGCTCGTATGCCGATGAAATCGTTGTATATGAAACGGTACTTCCCGAACCGAGCAAACTAAAACTGAAAAAAGCACTCACCGGGGGCGGACTTGATATTCTCATGTTCACAAGTCCTTCGACCGTGAATCATTTTATGGAAGCGGTTGAAGAGTATGGACTACGGGATGAGGCGGACCGCTGCATTGTGGCATGTATCGGGCCTGTCACTCATCAGCGATTGCTTGAATTTGGCTTCACTGTCCATGCGTCGCCGGAGCAGTATACCGTAGCGGATATGGTTGAGAGCACTATCGAATATTTGGAAAGCGTTCAATAA
- the hemB gene encoding porphobilinogen synthase: protein MELQFSRHRRLRTSANMRALVRETHLHVDDFIYPMFIIEGENIKNEISSMPGVYQVSMDLLGAEIDEVVELGIKSVILFGVPQDKDECGTGAFHDHGIVQEATRFIKERHPEMLVVADTCLCEYTSHGHCGVVEGSRVLNDESLELLVKTAVSQAKAGADIIAPSNMMDGFVAAIRAGLDEAGFLEVPIMSYAVKYSSAFYGPFREAAESTPQFGDRKTYQMDPANRIEAMREAESDVLEGADFLIVKPALSYLDIVRDVKNNFNLPVVAYNVSGEYSMVKGAAQQGWIDEKAIVLEMLTGMKRAGADLIITYFAKDAAKWLKE from the coding sequence ATGGAACTTCAATTTTCACGTCATCGCCGCCTGCGCACTAGCGCGAATATGAGGGCGCTTGTTAGGGAAACCCATCTTCATGTCGATGATTTCATTTACCCTATGTTCATCATTGAAGGCGAGAATATTAAAAATGAAATTTCCTCAATGCCAGGAGTTTACCAGGTATCGATGGACCTGCTTGGTGCCGAAATTGACGAAGTCGTTGAACTTGGAATCAAGTCGGTCATCCTGTTCGGTGTTCCACAGGATAAGGACGAATGCGGAACAGGCGCTTTCCACGACCATGGGATTGTCCAGGAAGCAACACGTTTCATTAAAGAACGCCACCCAGAAATGCTAGTTGTAGCGGATACATGCCTGTGTGAGTATACAAGCCATGGCCATTGCGGAGTTGTTGAAGGAAGCCGTGTCCTGAATGACGAGTCTCTTGAACTGCTTGTTAAAACTGCAGTCAGCCAGGCAAAAGCAGGCGCTGACATTATTGCTCCTTCCAATATGATGGACGGCTTTGTGGCTGCAATCCGCGCCGGCCTTGATGAGGCTGGCTTCCTAGAAGTTCCAATCATGAGCTACGCTGTTAAATATTCTTCTGCTTTTTACGGGCCATTCCGTGAAGCGGCAGAAAGCACACCGCAATTTGGCGACAGGAAAACTTATCAGATGGACCCTGCCAACCGGATTGAGGCTATGCGCGAAGCAGAATCCGATGTCCTTGAAGGAGCGGACTTCCTAATCGTCAAGCCGGCACTGTCCTATTTAGACATTGTTCGCGATGTAAAAAATAACTTCAACTTGCCTGTTGTTGCCTACAACGTAAGCGGCGAATATTCGATGGTCAAAGGTGCTGCACAACAAGGCTGGATCGATGAAAAAGCGATTGTTCTTGAAATGCTTACTGGCATGAAACGCGCCGGAGCTGACCTTATCATTACGTACTTTGCTAAAGATGCAGCAAAATGGCTGAAGGAATAG